DNA from Synechococcus elongatus PCC 6301:
TCTTCGCCCGCTTGGTGGTGGTCTACCACGTCACTTGGCTGGTGAACAGTGCTACCCACAAGTTTGGCTACCGCTCCCATGAGTCTGGCGACCAGTCCACCAACTGCTGGTGGGTTGCCCTTCTGGCCTTTGGTGAAGGCTGGCACAACAACCACCACGCCTACCAGTACTCGGCACGTCATGGCCTGCAGTGGTGGGAATTTGACTTGACTTGGTTGATCATCTGCGGCCTGAAGAAGGTGGGTCTGGCTCGCAAGATCAAAGTGGCGTCTCCAAACAACTAATCGCGCTCAAACCGTTGATTTAAACCACCCCTGATGAAGTTTCATCAGGGGTTTTTTCTGATCTGATGGTTTTGGAAACAGGAGCTTTGATCTAGATAGGGAGCCTGCCTTAGAGAGGTTTGGAGAGAAACAGCCGCCAAGAGCCACCAGTCATCCAAGCCTGCCAAGTGCGATCGCGTTTTTGCAGGCTGTAGCCCTGCTTGGTATAGAGCGATCGCGCCCGATAGTTGCTCTCCAAAACATGGAGGTAGACCTGCGAACTGCCCCGCGATTGGGCGGTTTGCTCAGCCTGACGGAGAAGTTGGCTGGCAAGTCCTTGGCGACGCCAAGCCTCAGCAACGGCCAGATTGGAGCAGTAGGGATAGGCGGTTTGCCGGGGCCAATCCTGTTTAAGTTCCAGCTCAATCACACCAGCGATCGCACCATCGGCGATCGCGATCCAGCAGTCGTAACCAGACTTGCGGCGCTGTAGCCGCTGCTTGAGGTCGGATTGAATACTGAGATAGAGCAGCCAGTAGAGCCAGCTATCCGTGCCGAGATGGCGATGAAAACTCGCCGAGAGCAATTTTGCGATCGCTTCTCGGTCATCAAGCTGAGCGGGACGAAATTCAATCTGGGCAGGCAAAGGACGGTGGTGAAAGCCCTTCTGATTGTAGAGACCTGACTCCACAGAAACCGTTCAATTCGTGCGATCGCTCTCGAAAACCGAGCGACTTTGCGTCATAATATGCGTTTGCGGGTTCACTACCGCTCTCAATCAGTGTGTGTTGCTGAGTGCTGTGATGCAGCCATCAGTAACAGTATTCACATTCAGACAGAAACCGTTCTGCGGTTTCTTTGCTCGCCGAGGGAACCACTCACACTCCCGACGAAGCGAGAGTCTCCGGACTAAGGCTTCATCACAGAAAGCGACAGGCCGGGAAGTGTCCAGAAGGATTAGCCCACGGAATTGCAGTCATGGCCAAGCGAGTTCAAGTCGTTCTCAGTCAAGATGTCTACAAATTGGGGCGCGATGGCGACCTCGTGGAAGTTGCACCGGGCTATGCTCGCAACTTCTTGCTGCCCCAAGGCTTAGCGCAACCGGTGACCCGTGGTGTGCTCAAGCAGGTTGAATTCCGCCGTGCTCGTGAAGCGGCTCGCTTGGTGGCTGAGAAAGAAGCTGCCGTCGCTCGCAAAACAGCGTTGGAAACCATCGGCCGCTTTGTGATTAAGAAGCAAGCTGGTGAAGGTGAGTCGATCTTCGGGACGGTCACCAATGGTGATGTGGCCGAAGCAATCCAAGTGGCGACAACCCAAGAAGTCGATCGCCGCGAAATTACCTTGCCGGAAATCCACAAGCTGGGCTTCTACAAAGTGCAAGTCAAGCTGCACGCTGATGTGACTGCTGAAGTCGAAATCCAGGTTGCAGCGCTCTAGTCTCGACTGAGTTGCTAACTTGCAGTGGGGCTGACTCAAATCGGGTCAGCCTTTTTTATGGCGGGTGAGGCGCGATCGCTCGGCTTGAATGGCTGCGATCAAAATTTCTAGCGTGCGGTCGATCTCCTCGGCAATCGTGAAACGGCCTAGACCAATCCGCAGCGAGGCATGAGCGAGGTCTGGCGATCGCCCGATCGCAGTCAGTACGTGAGACGGCTCAGCATTGCCAGAACTACAAGCTGAACCAGAGGAAACTGCGATCGCCCCTCGGATCCGCTGGATCAGACGACTGGGATCGATTCCTTCGATGCTGAAGTTGAGGTTGCTAGGCAGACGTTGCTGTGGGTCGCCGTTGAGATGGAGACCGCCGATCGCTTGCAGTCCTTGCCAGAGGCGATCGCGCAGGGTCTGCAGTCGCAGGGTTTCAGTGGGTTGTTCAGCGATCGCGAGCTCTGTGGCTTGGGCAAAACCAACGATCAAAGCTGGCGCAAGTGTTCCAGCTCGCAGTCCTTGTTCCTGACTTCCACCGTGCAGTTGCGGCGCGATCGCCACCCCCGATCGCCGGTAGAGCAACCCAATTCCCTTGGGGCCATAGACCTTATGGCCGCTGAGGGAGAGCAGATCGACGTTCAGATCGCTGACATTGAACGGAATTCGTCCGAGGGCTTGAGCGGCATCACAGTGGAACACCACCCCGCGATCGCGACAGAGTGCCCCAATTGCTGCGATCGGTTGCAACACCCCAATCTCGTTGTTGGCGGCCATGACGGAGACCAAAATCGTGTCGGGACGCAGGGCAGCCGCCACTTGCTCAACGCTGATCAAGCCTTGAGAATTGACGGGCAAGACGGTCAGTTGAAAGCCCAATGATTCCAGATAGCGACAGGGAGACAACACGGCTTGATGCTCCGTCGCCACTGTGATCAGGTGTTGGCCTTTGCGGTGCTGGGTCTCGGCCACACCTTTGATCGCTAGATTGTTGGCTTCCGTCGCGCCGCTACAAAAAATGAGCTCTTCAGGTTGTGCCGCGATCGCCGTTGCCAGAGTTTCTCGAGCGACTTGTACGGCGGCGGCGGCTTCGAGTCCATAGCGATGGCTGCGGCTAGCGGGATTGCCAAACTGCTCACCCCAAAACGGCTGCATGGCTGTGACCACCCGCGAATCAACCGGTGTGGTGGCGTGGTAGTCCAAATAAATCGGATCTTTTGACATCCGTTCTGCTCGGCCTCTAGCCCTGATCTCTAGTCTGCAAGCTGGCTTTGCGATCGCGAATCTAAAGCCTCTGGTGTAGTTTTGGGCATGGCCCAAGCGTGCTAGCCAGGATAAAGGCGACTGACCTGCAATGGGTCAGCAGATCCCTGTGGTGACTCCGTCGATGTCTGTCGTCACCTTACAAATTGATGATCAAGAGCTGGCTGCCAACGTAGGCCAAACGGTGCTGCAGGTGGCTCGCGAGGCGAGCATTCCGATTCCGACCCTCTGCCATCTTCAAGGGGTGAGTGATGTAGGAGCCTGTCGTCTCTGCGTCGTGGAAGTGGCGGGATCGCCTAAGCTGCAACCGGCTTGTTTACTGACGGTCAGTGAAGGTTTGGTGGTGCAAACGCGATCGCCCCGCCTTGAGCGCTACCGCCGCCAGATTGTCGAACTCTTTTTTGCGGAAGGCAATCACGTTTGTGCGATCTGTGTGGCCAATGGCAATTGCGAACTGCAGGATGCCGCGATCGCCGTCGGCATGGATCACAGCCGCTACCCTTACCGTTTCCCGAAACGGGACGTCGATCTATCGCACCGCTTCTTTGGGCTGGATCACAATCGCTGCATTCTCTGTACGCGCTGTGTGCGGGTTTGTGACGAAATCGAAGGGGCGCATGTCTGGGATGTGGCGATGAGGGGCGAGCACTGTCGGATTGTTGCCGGCATGGATCAGCCTTGGGGCGCAGTCGATGCCTGCACCAACTGCGGCAAATGTATCGATGCCTGCCCGACCGGAGCGCTGTTCCACAAGGGCGAAACTACGGGCGAAATTGAGCGCGATCGCGACAAGTTAGCGTTCTTGGCCGAAGCACGAGGACAGCGGCGATGGACAAGATAAAGCTGGCAACCGTTTGGCTGGCGGGCTGTTCGGGTTGCCACATGTCCTTTTTAGATTTGGATGAATGGCTGATCGATTTGGCGGAGCGCGTCGAGGTCGTCTTCAGTCCTGTTGCTTGCGATCGCAAGGACTATCCCGAAGGCGTCGATCTCTGCCTGATTGAAGGAGCGGTTGCCAATCTCGATAATTTGGAGCTGCTCCACCAAGTCCGCGATCGCACCCGCATTTTGGTGTCCTTTGGCGACTGCGCGATTCATGCCAATGTGCCAGGGATGCGCAATCTCTGGGGGGCTGAATCTGCCGCTGCTGTTCTGGAACGGGGCTATCTGGAGCTGGCCGATACGACGCCGCAATTGCCGAATGAGCCCGGAATTGTGCCGCCGCTGCTCAATCGCGTTACACCGATTCACGAACTGGTGGCGATTGAGCATTATCTGCCGGGCTGTCCGCCGCCCGCCGATCGCATTCGCAGTCTGCTGCAAGCGCTGCTCGACCAGCAAACCCCGCCCCACTCCGGTCGGGACTTGCTGAAATTTGGTTGAGGCTGGATTATGACGCGCACGATTGTCATTGATCCAGTAACGCGGATTGAAGGCCACGCCAAGATCTCCGTGTTTTTGGATGATCAGGGCAATGCCGAGGCAGCGCGGTTTCACGTCGTTGAATATCGCGGCTTTGAAAAGTTCTGCGAGGGCCGCCCCTTTACCGAAATGGCGGGGATCACGGCGCGGATCTGCGGCATTTGTCCGGTCAGCCACCTACTGGCCGCCGCGAAAACCGGCGACAAAATTCTGGCGGTGCAGATCCCGCCAGCCGCGGAAAACCTGCGTCGATTGATCAATCTGGCCCAGATCATCCAGTCCCACGCCCTCAGCTTTTTTCATCTCAGTAGCCCCGATTTTCTGCTGGGCTGGGATAGTGATCCGGCAAGGCGTAATCTCTTCGGCTTGATTGCTGCTGATCCAGAAAGCGCTCGCGCCGGCATCCGACTCCGGCAGTTTGGACAGCAGCTGATCGAGTGGTTGGGGGGGCGCAAAATTCATGCAGCTTGGGCGGTACCGGGCGGGGTGCGGAGTCTTCTCAGTCAGGAAGGCATGGTTTGGATCCGCGATCGCCTACCCGCTGAGCTAGCGACAGTACGGGCCACGCTCGATCGCTTCAAACGGCTGCTCGATCGCGAGTTCCGAGAAGAAACAGCCGTCTTTGGCGACTTCCCCAGCTTGTTCATGGGGCTGGTGGCCGATAACGGCGACTGGGAGCACTACGGCGGTCATCTCCGCTTTGTTGATAGCCAAGGACGGATCATTGCCGATCGCCTCAGGGAGGATGACTATGCCAGCTTTTTGGGTGAAGCGGTCGAACCGTGGTCCTATCTCAAATTTCCCTACTACAAGCCGTGGGGCTACCCTGAGGGGATGTATCGGGTTGGGCCGCTGGCGCGTCTCAATGTCTGCGATCGCATCGGTACGGGCAGGGGCGGAAGCAGAGCGACAGGAACTGCGCGATCGCGTGGTGGCACAGTCACCAGCAGCTTCCTCTATCACTACGCTCGGCTAGTCGAAATTTTGGCGAGCCTCGAGAAGATTGCGGAGATGGTTGAAGACCCCAACCTGCAAACAGGATTCCTGCGATCGCAGGCTGGGGTCAATTGTCTGGAGGCGATTGGTGTCAGTGAGGCACCTCGTGGGACGTTATTCCACCACTACCGCGTCGATTCCCACGGCAAAATCGAGCGCGTCAACCTGATCATTGCCACGGGCCAAAACAATCTGGCGATGAATCGCACTGTTACCCAAATTGCCCAACACTACATTCGCCATGGGGAGGTGCAGGAGTCTTTTCTGAACCGAGTGGAGGCGGGTATTCGCTGCTTTGATCCCTGCCTTTCCTGCTCAACCCATACAGCCGGACAAATGCCCCTCAAAATCGAGATTTTTGACAGTCGGGGGGAACTCTACCAATGCCTATGTCGTGATCTCTAATCCCAGCAATGTGCCTTGTAATCGGCTATGGCAATGCACTGCGGAGTGATGATGGCGCCGGGATCGCTGTTGCTGAAGCGATCGCTCGCTGGCCCGGAACGACGTTTCGAGCGATCGCCTGTCATCAAGTCCTGCCGGAGCTAGCCGCAGAATTAGCCACGGTACCCACGGTCATTTTTGTCGATGCCTATCCCGCCGCCGATTGCACGGATGGTGGAGTGGAAATGCGGCGATTGTCTCCGGATATCGAAGCATCCATGCTCAGTCCTCACGACCTAACGCCTGCAGCTTTACTGGGGTTGTGTGAGCGACTCTACGGCCATTGCCCCACGGCTTACTGGGTACTGATTCCAGGTCATGACTGGCATTTTTCAGAACAGCTGTCGCCGGCTACCCAGTCGGGGGTGCAGCAAGCCCTCTGGCTGATTCGCCATTGGAACGACCAAGAGGTGCTGTGCACGAATTAAGTCTGGCGACTGCCTTGGTAGAGACTGCGCTCTGGCAGGCAGTTCAAGCCGAGGCGCAGCAAATCGTCAGTCTGAAGCTGCGATTGGGAACTTGGGCAGGCGTGGATGCGGAGGCGCTGCGATTTGCCTTTTCCCTTGTGCAGCAAGACACGATCGCTGCCTCGGCGCAATTAGTGATTGAGTCAGTGCCTGCTCAATTTCGCTGTCAGACCTGTGGCCAGCAAACCCCACCGCCGCTGTTAGCTGCCTGTTCCCACTGTGGAAGCGATCGCTGGCAGTTGCAGCAGGGGCGAGAGTTGCAGTTGCAATCGATGGAGGTGGTTTAGATGTGTGGTGTTTGTGGCTGCCAAAGTCCCGATCCGGTCGTGATTGCTACGCCGGAGCCACGCCAGATTTCTTTGGCAGAAGCGATTTTGCATCGTAATGATCATGCGGCAGCGCATAATCGCGAGCATTTTCAGCGGGCTGGCGTGCTAGCGCTTAACCTATTGTCGTCGCCCGGTTCCGGCAAAACGGCGCTGCTAGAACGGACGTTGCGCGAGTTGCCGCCTACCCTGCGACCGGCTGCGATCGTGGGTGATCTGGCGACCGATCGCGATGCCCAGCGTCTGCAAGCAACGGGTGCGCCGGCGATTCAGATTGAAACGGGCGAACTCTGCCATCTGGAAGCGGATCTCGTTCATCGTGCCTGCCATCAGCTCGACCTGAGCGCGATCGATATTCTCTTCATCGAAAATGTTGGCAATTTGGTTTGTCCTGCTGCGTTTGACCTTGGGGAAGAGCGGCGGGTGTTGCTGCTGTCGGTGACGGAGGGCGAGGATAAGCCGCTCAAGTATCCCAGTGCCTTTAGTCGTGCTGATCTGGTGCTGATTACTAAAGTCGATTTAGCCGAGGCAGTGGAGTTTGATCAGGCGGCGGCGATCGCCAATCTGCGGGCAGTCAATCCCACGGCGACGATTCTGCCGGTCAGCAGTCGGGGCGGACAGGGTTGGAGCGACTGGCTGGATTGGTTGCAGGTGCAGCGATCTCATCTTCTAGCGCCGGTCAAAGCTTAAATTGCAGGGGCGATCGCGCTCCAAAACTCGATGGGTCGTCACACTGAAGCCACTGTCCGATTGCTCTCGGTATGACAGGAGTCCTCACGGCAAAACAGGAGCGCTGGCGGCTGCGCGTCCAAGGCGTGGTGCAGGGCATCGGCTTCCGACCTTTTGTCTGGCGTTTGGCTCGCGAACTGGGACTGACCGGCTGGGTGAACAATGATGCGGCTGGCGCTCAGATTGAAGTGGAAGGAGCGATCGCCCAACTCCAGCAGTTTCAGCAGCGCTTGCTGGTTGAACTCCCTGCGGCAGGTCGCTGTGATCGCCTGCAACAAGAACGGCTGACTCTTCAAGGCGATCGCGAGTTTGTGATTGCAACTTCAATGGCTTCGGAGCAGAGCACCGCGCAACTACCGCCCGATCGCGCTCCTTGCTCTGCCTGTCTGCGAGAACTGTGGGATCTGCGCGATCGCCGCTATCGCTATCCCTTTCTGAATTGCACCGTCTGCGGCCCGCGCGCCAGCATTGTTCGGCAACTTCCCTACGATCGCAATCGCACCACGCTGGCGACGTTTCCGCTCTGCCCCGACTGTCAGCGGGAGTATCAAGATCCGAGCGATCGCCGGTTTCATGCCCAGCCGATCGCCTGCCCCACCTGTGGCCCACAACTGCAACTTTGGGATGCTCAAGGTCAAGTTTTAGCCGATCGCGATCGCTCTTTGACTGAGGCGATCGCCGCACTTCAACAAGGCAAAATTCTGGCATTGAAAGGACTGGGCGGCTTTCAACTGCTGGTAGATGCCTGCCAGACTGACGCGGTGCAACGACTGCGCGATCGCAAAAGCCGACCTCATAAACCGCTAGCGTTACTCCTGCCGGATCTGGAGGCGGTGCGACAGCTTTGCCAAATCTCTGCCGCTGAAGCAGAACTCTTGCAGTCGCCTGCTGCACCGATCGTGTTGCTGCGGGCGATCGCTTCGGAACCTTGGCTGGCGGCGATCGCACCAGACTGCTGTGAACTCGGCCTGATGCTACCGGCGACACCGCTCCATCATTTGCTCAGTCGTGATTTTGGTCAGCCGTTGGTCGCCACCAGTGGCAACCGTAGCGGCGATCCGCTCTGCTGGGATGAAGTAGATGCGCTGGAGAGCTTGAGTGCAATCGCCGATCTTTGGCTCGTCCACGATCGTCCGATCGCCCTACCAATGGATGATTCCGTCACGCGGATTATTGATGGACAGATTCAAGTTCTGCGCCGAGCAAGGGGCTACGTTCCGACGCCGATCGCGATCGCAACGCCCGCTGAACCCCTCCTCATTCTGGGTAGTTGGCAGAAGAACACGCCCGCGATCGCGGCTGATGGACAACTGCAACTCGCGCCCTATGTTGGTGACCTCGAAAGTCTTGCCGCCCGCGATCGCCGCCAACAAGTAATTGAGCATCTACAAACTGTGATGGGATTGCAGCCAACCGCTTGGGTTGCCGATGCTCATCCGGATGCGCCTTTGCTGGCGCCAACCGAAACGCGATCGGGCTGGCATGTTCAGCATCACTTGGCGCATGTGTTGGCCGTAGCAGCCGAACATCAACTGCAACCACCTTTTCTCGGGCTGGCTTGGGATGGCAGTGGCTGGGGACTCGATCAAACCGTTTGGGGCAGTGAAGCCTTGATTTGCCAGACGGAGGGCTGGCAACGCTGGAGGCATCTCCAGCTGTGGCCACTGTTGGGGGGCGATCGCGCTGCAAAAGAACCGCGCCGGTCTGCTCTGGCCCTGCTCTGGCAGCTCGAAGGCGATCGCTGCTGGGATTTGCCGGAGTTACAAACGGTGTTCAGCCCGACGGAGCGATCGCTGTTACAGGCGTGGTTAAGTCGCGATCGCGGCCTGAAAACCTCCAGCATGGGGCGATTATTTGAGGCGATCGCTTGGATCTGTCGTTGGCAGGGTGATCAAACCTACGAAGGGCAGGTGGCGACTTGGCTAGAAAATCAGTGCGATCCTCAGATTGTCGGCGATTATCCGCTGTCCCTGACTGAAACAGGTATTGACTGGCGATCGCTTCTGCAAGCGGTTTGGTGCGATCGCCAAGCAGATCTATCCACGGCGATCCTCGCAACTCGTTTTCATCGCAGCCTGATTCAGTTGGTTGTGGCACTTGCCCAGCAAGCAGGGCTAGAGCCAGTGATTTTGAGTGGTGGTTGCTTCCAGAATCGTTTCTTATTGGAAGGCGCGATCGCGGCTTTGCGATCGGCGGGCTTCCAGCCCTATTGGGCACAGCAACTACCGCCCAATGATGGTGGCATTGCAGCTGGACAGGTCTTAGCCGTTCATTGGTATGGAGGATCCAAGCATGTGCTTAGCGGTTCCGGGACAACTGCTCAGTATTCACACGCAGCCGGATGATCCGGACGGTCTGTTTCGTAGTGGACGTGTCAGCTTTGGCGGTGCCATTCGTGCAGTCAGCCTTGCCTGTGTGCCTGAGGCGCGAGTGGGCGACTACGTGATTGTCCATGCGGGCTTGGCTCTCACGGTTCTGGATGCGGAAGAAGCAGAGCGAACCTTGGTGATAACGGCCGCGATCGCGGCTGAGAATTAGCCGACTCGCCGTTGTAGCCATTGCCCAAACAGCGGCAGCGCTAAGCGATACCCTGACTCAGGACCATAGATCAGGCCCTTCTGCATCAAGCTGTTCAAGGCACCTTGCAAACCACCACCCCGAGAGAGTTGGTGTTTTTGGATGTAGTGACCGGCCTGGGGACTAGAGGTTGGGTCGATCGCCAAACTCTCCAGGAGTCGCACCTGACTCGTGGGTAGCAGCAGCAATAGCGACTCGAAGGTCAGCGCCAGATCTTCCAAGAGTGAAGCGATCGCCACCTCCACCTGCGATCGCTCGATAGTCGGGCTGGGTTGCAGCAGCCAGAGTCGCCGCGCTAGGGTTTCTGTCTCTCCCGGATGGCCTTGGGTTGCTGCCCAAAATGCTTGAATGGCGTCTGGACTAAAGCTGCGACCCCAATCGGCAAATTGCTGATTGAGCCACTGCTCGACAGTCGCTTGACTGAGGGGATGGAGCGTAATAATTTCCAGTCCACTGGCGATCGCCCAAGGTTCAGCCGCCGTGGCAATCAAGGCATAGCAAACCTGTGTCTGCCGAGCAATTTCGCTGCGGAGCTGCGTCTCCCAATGCCCCTTCCGGTCCCAAGTCTGGAGATGGCTAAAGTTGCGGAACATCACCACCACGCGCTGCTCAAAGCGCTCAGCCAAGAGTTGCGGTAACGCCAAAATGGCATGACTAAGCTGCCGTTCGCGGCTACTAGCCCCCAGTTCAAATTTGAATGTGGTGGCGCTCTCTTGAATACCCACCCGATGCTCAGCGGCCCACTCCCGTAGCTGGTCGCGCTCTGGTGGAGCCGTAAAGGCAGTGGCGATCGCATCAAGATAGAGGGCTAGGAAGCGAGGATTATTGGTTGCTCGTAGGCAATCGACTTCGAGGCAATAACCGCCCAGTACCTGGGTCACTGCTCGTACGAGGGCAGTACGACCACTGCGGGGCACACCGGCAATCAGACAATCACCATCCTGTTCCAGACAGTGCTGAAGCCGCTCAGCTTCCGTTGCTCGGCCAAGGGGTAGCCCCTGCTCAAACAGGGCAAATTTGGGAATAGACATGCTCTCCAGCCTAAAAGATGCCTGCTGCTTGGGAACTAGAAGGCTCGTTTAAGGACCGCAGAAATGAGCAGCGATCGCTCAGCTGGGGATGCCTCAGCTAGGACACACTACGCCTGTGAAATCCTGCTATGACCGCTTCTGGAGAGCGCATCAGCCGCTTTGAAGCCGAGATCGCTGCTTCCTTGCAGCGCATCGACCAGCTCCGCGAAGACTACCAACGCGACCAAGCTAGAGCGCAAGAGCAGTTTGAGTCGTATCAGAAGGCTGCACAGGCGCGCTTTGATCTTTACCAGCAGACGACGCAATCCTTGGTCAATCTAGCCTTTGGTTTGATTGTCTCCGCCACGATCGCAGTCGTTGTTTCGGTCATCTTCAAGTCCTAGCGATCGCCCAACACAAAACCGATCGCGGCAGGCACCAACGATCGGTCTAACCTCGAGCAACAAGGTCAAATGCTAGCTGGCTGCGATCGCTTGCCAGCCCACGTAAGGAAGATTGGCGGCAGTTTGAGCGATCGCTTCTGCA
Protein-coding regions in this window:
- a CDS encoding GNAT family N-acetyltransferase, which gives rise to MPAQIEFRPAQLDDREAIAKLLSASFHRHLGTDSWLYWLLYLSIQSDLKQRLQRRKSGYDCWIAIADGAIAGVIELELKQDWPRQTAYPYCSNLAVAEAWRRQGLASQLLRQAEQTAQSRGSSQVYLHVLESNYRARSLYTKQGYSLQKRDRTWQAWMTGGSWRLFLSKPL
- the rplI gene encoding 50S ribosomal protein L9 — its product is MAKRVQVVLSQDVYKLGRDGDLVEVAPGYARNFLLPQGLAQPVTRGVLKQVEFRRAREAARLVAEKEAAVARKTALETIGRFVIKKQAGEGESIFGTVTNGDVAEAIQVATTQEVDRREITLPEIHKLGFYKVQVKLHADVTAEVEIQVAAL
- a CDS encoding cysteine desulfurase family protein translates to MSKDPIYLDYHATTPVDSRVVTAMQPFWGEQFGNPASRSHRYGLEAAAAVQVARETLATAIAAQPEELIFCSGATEANNLAIKGVAETQHRKGQHLITVATEHQAVLSPCRYLESLGFQLTVLPVNSQGLISVEQVAAALRPDTILVSVMAANNEIGVLQPIAAIGALCRDRGVVFHCDAAQALGRIPFNVSDLNVDLLSLSGHKVYGPKGIGLLYRRSGVAIAPQLHGGSQEQGLRAGTLAPALIVGFAQATELAIAEQPTETLRLQTLRDRLWQGLQAIGGLHLNGDPQQRLPSNLNFSIEGIDPSRLIQRIRGAIAVSSGSACSSGNAEPSHVLTAIGRSPDLAHASLRIGLGRFTIAEEIDRTLEILIAAIQAERSRLTRHKKG
- the hoxU gene encoding bidirectional hydrogenase complex protein HoxU; translated protein: MSVVTLQIDDQELAANVGQTVLQVAREASIPIPTLCHLQGVSDVGACRLCVVEVAGSPKLQPACLLTVSEGLVVQTRSPRLERYRRQIVELFFAEGNHVCAICVANGNCELQDAAIAVGMDHSRYPYRFPKRDVDLSHRFFGLDHNRCILCTRCVRVCDEIEGAHVWDVAMRGEHCRIVAGMDQPWGAVDACTNCGKCIDACPTGALFHKGETTGEIERDRDKLAFLAEARGQRRWTR
- a CDS encoding oxidoreductase; protein product: MDKIKLATVWLAGCSGCHMSFLDLDEWLIDLAERVEVVFSPVACDRKDYPEGVDLCLIEGAVANLDNLELLHQVRDRTRILVSFGDCAIHANVPGMRNLWGAESAAAVLERGYLELADTTPQLPNEPGIVPPLLNRVTPIHELVAIEHYLPGCPPPADRIRSLLQALLDQQTPPHSGRDLLKFG
- a CDS encoding Ni/Fe hydrogenase subunit alpha, which gives rise to MTRTIVIDPVTRIEGHAKISVFLDDQGNAEAARFHVVEYRGFEKFCEGRPFTEMAGITARICGICPVSHLLAAAKTGDKILAVQIPPAAENLRRLINLAQIIQSHALSFFHLSSPDFLLGWDSDPARRNLFGLIAADPESARAGIRLRQFGQQLIEWLGGRKIHAAWAVPGGVRSLLSQEGMVWIRDRLPAELATVRATLDRFKRLLDREFREETAVFGDFPSLFMGLVADNGDWEHYGGHLRFVDSQGRIIADRLREDDYASFLGEAVEPWSYLKFPYYKPWGYPEGMYRVGPLARLNVCDRIGTGRGGSRATGTARSRGGTVTSSFLYHYARLVEILASLEKIAEMVEDPNLQTGFLRSQAGVNCLEAIGVSEAPRGTLFHHYRVDSHGKIERVNLIIATGQNNLAMNRTVTQIAQHYIRHGEVQESFLNRVEAGIRCFDPCLSCSTHTAGQMPLKIEIFDSRGELYQCLCRDL
- a CDS encoding hydrogenase maturation protease; translation: MCLVIGYGNALRSDDGAGIAVAEAIARWPGTTFRAIACHQVLPELAAELATVPTVIFVDAYPAADCTDGGVEMRRLSPDIEASMLSPHDLTPAALLGLCERLYGHCPTAYWVLIPGHDWHFSEQLSPATQSGVQQALWLIRHWNDQEVLCTN
- the hypA gene encoding hydrogenase maturation nickel metallochaperone HypA, which encodes MHELSLATALVETALWQAVQAEAQQIVSLKLRLGTWAGVDAEALRFAFSLVQQDTIAASAQLVIESVPAQFRCQTCGQQTPPPLLAACSHCGSDRWQLQQGRELQLQSMEVV
- the hypB gene encoding hydrogenase nickel incorporation protein HypB, yielding MCGVCGCQSPDPVVIATPEPRQISLAEAILHRNDHAAAHNREHFQRAGVLALNLLSSPGSGKTALLERTLRELPPTLRPAAIVGDLATDRDAQRLQATGAPAIQIETGELCHLEADLVHRACHQLDLSAIDILFIENVGNLVCPAAFDLGEERRVLLLSVTEGEDKPLKYPSAFSRADLVLITKVDLAEAVEFDQAAAIANLRAVNPTATILPVSSRGGQGWSDWLDWLQVQRSHLLAPVKA
- the hypF gene encoding carbamoyltransferase HypF, with translation MTGVLTAKQERWRLRVQGVVQGIGFRPFVWRLARELGLTGWVNNDAAGAQIEVEGAIAQLQQFQQRLLVELPAAGRCDRLQQERLTLQGDREFVIATSMASEQSTAQLPPDRAPCSACLRELWDLRDRRYRYPFLNCTVCGPRASIVRQLPYDRNRTTLATFPLCPDCQREYQDPSDRRFHAQPIACPTCGPQLQLWDAQGQVLADRDRSLTEAIAALQQGKILALKGLGGFQLLVDACQTDAVQRLRDRKSRPHKPLALLLPDLEAVRQLCQISAAEAELLQSPAAPIVLLRAIASEPWLAAIAPDCCELGLMLPATPLHHLLSRDFGQPLVATSGNRSGDPLCWDEVDALESLSAIADLWLVHDRPIALPMDDSVTRIIDGQIQVLRRARGYVPTPIAIATPAEPLLILGSWQKNTPAIAADGQLQLAPYVGDLESLAARDRRQQVIEHLQTVMGLQPTAWVADAHPDAPLLAPTETRSGWHVQHHLAHVLAVAAEHQLQPPFLGLAWDGSGWGLDQTVWGSEALICQTEGWQRWRHLQLWPLLGGDRAAKEPRRSALALLWQLEGDRCWDLPELQTVFSPTERSLLQAWLSRDRGLKTSSMGRLFEAIAWICRWQGDQTYEGQVATWLENQCDPQIVGDYPLSLTETGIDWRSLLQAVWCDRQADLSTAILATRFHRSLIQLVVALAQQAGLEPVILSGGCFQNRFLLEGAIAALRSAGFQPYWAQQLPPNDGGIAAGQVLAVHWYGGSKHVLSGSGTTAQYSHAAG
- a CDS encoding HypC/HybG/HupF family hydrogenase formation chaperone, producing the protein MCLAVPGQLLSIHTQPDDPDGLFRSGRVSFGGAIRAVSLACVPEARVGDYVIVHAGLALTVLDAEEAERTLVITAAIAAEN
- a CDS encoding ATP-binding protein; translated protein: MSIPKFALFEQGLPLGRATEAERLQHCLEQDGDCLIAGVPRSGRTALVRAVTQVLGGYCLEVDCLRATNNPRFLALYLDAIATAFTAPPERDQLREWAAEHRVGIQESATTFKFELGASSRERQLSHAILALPQLLAERFEQRVVVMFRNFSHLQTWDRKGHWETQLRSEIARQTQVCYALIATAAEPWAIASGLEIITLHPLSQATVEQWLNQQFADWGRSFSPDAIQAFWAATQGHPGETETLARRLWLLQPSPTIERSQVEVAIASLLEDLALTFESLLLLLPTSQVRLLESLAIDPTSSPQAGHYIQKHQLSRGGGLQGALNSLMQKGLIYGPESGYRLALPLFGQWLQRRVG